A DNA window from Primulina tabacum isolate GXHZ01 chromosome 12, ASM2559414v2, whole genome shotgun sequence contains the following coding sequences:
- the LOC142520220 gene encoding uncharacterized protein LOC142520220, giving the protein MAGRPPRQNRNPRYANNNNANEGDNVPLPGFSLNQADLIAIATIVATTLQGLVNPNANQPPPPPPQHRFKYHYESMRKNRCPTFSGAADPEVSQSWLKSLETQLQLLEVPEVLKVDVIVPFLEDRAAKWWKAITPAMTAAGPITWQQFRDAFLKQYYPAEVRLQKQSEFENFSQAPDMSVDEYTSQFNALGFYAPAIMADEVLKLHRFKKGLNSRIQSTLAVYQPANFLDLMGAAIRAETYIQRKEKEFKNKRPMSSQSPHNGQTFKRPNQSAGPSKGPSPATNYQAIKPCPTCHLRHLGECRRASGVCFGCGKSEHRIAECPTAINRPTGPNRGTGPNTGAGPSKPKEDKPKAGVFAMTLEEVDDANEVVSGTILIQQVLAYTLFDFGATHSFMSKRFAKNLGCNPEKLNEPFRIATPTSRAIETCEIYRDCKISISNQNFSADLIQLIMVDFDIILGMDWLAKNNAIVDCKGKRVKLRTPDQEEVVFHGKSKERKSLLSASQAWKAMKSGEDIYLAMVSEIKEEVELKLEDILIVREFPDVFPEELSGTVPNR; this is encoded by the coding sequence atggccggtAGACCACCAAGACAAAACCGCAACCCTCGTTATGCTAACAACAACAATGCCAACGAAGGAGATAATGTGCCACTGCCTGGGTTCAGTCTTAACCAAGCCGACCTGATTGCAATAGCCACAATCGTGGCAACGACACTGCAAGGGTTAGTGAACCCGAATGCCAAtcaaccaccaccacctccaccgcAACACAGATTCAAGTACCACTATGAGTCAATGCGCAAGAACAGGTGCCCAACTTTCAGTGGCGCTGCCGACCCTGAAGTTAGCCAGAGTTGGCTCAAAAGCCTGGAGACTCAGTTGCAACTGTTGGAAGTCCCTGAGGTACTAAAAGTGGACGTGATTGTGCCTTTCTTGGAGGATAGAGCAGCCAAGTGGTGGAAAGCAATCACGCCAGCCATGACAGCTGCAGGACCAATCACTTGGCAGCAATTTAGAGACGCTTTCCTGAAACAGTACTATCCAGCCGAGGTCAGACTGCAGAAACAgagtgagtttgaaaatttCAGTCAAGCTCCAGACATGTCAGTCGATGAATACACCTCCCAGTTCAACGCCTTAGGATTTTATGCTCCGGCAATCATGGCGGACGAAGTTCTGAAACTGCACCGCTTTAAGAAAGGGTTGAACAGCAGGATCCAATCAACTCTAGCAGTCTACCAACCTGCAAATTTTTTGGACCTGATGGGCGCAGCTATCCGAGCTGAAACTTATATCCAGCGCAAGGAAAAGGAATTTAAAAACAAGAGGCCTATGAGTAGTCAATCCCCACATAACGGTCAGACTTTCAAGAGGCCTAACCAGTCTGCTGGACCATCAAAAGGGCCTTCGCCTGCCACAAACTACCAAGCTATTAAGCCTTGCCCAACGTGCCACTTACGACACCTGGGAGAGTGTCGTAGAGCGAGCGGTGTCTGCTTTGGTTGTGGGAAATCAGAGCACAGAATTGCAGAATGTCCTACCGCCATCAACCGACCAACAGGGCCGAATAGaggaactgggccaaatacgGGAGCAGGCCCTAGTAAACCAAAGGAGGACAAACCAAAGGCCGGGGTCTTTGCCATGACTCTGGAGGAGGTGGACGACGCCAATGAAGTTGTGTCAGGTACCATACTTATTCAGCAAGTGCTTGCTTATACATTATTTGACTTCGGTGCTacacattcttttatgtctaagagatttgctaAGAATTTAGGATGTAATCCCGAGAAACTAAATGAGCCCTTTCGAATAGCCACACCTACAAGTAGGGCCATTGAAACGTGCGAAATTTACAGAGATTGTAAGATTAGTATCAGTAATCAGAATTTTAGCGCCGACTTGATACAGTTGATCATGGTCGATTTCGACATCATcttagggatggattggttagccaaaaACAATGCTATAGTAGATTGTAAAGGAAAGAGAGTCAAACTCCGAACCCCAGATCAGGAAGAAGTCGTGTTTCACGGTAAATCCAAGGAGCGAAAGTCACTGCTTTCCGCCTCTCAagcttggaaagccatgaaatccGGAGAGGACATCTACCTAGCAATGGTCAGTGAAATAAAAGAAGAAGTCGAGCTGAAACTGGAGGACATCTTGATAGTGAGAGAGTTCCCAGATGTTTTTCCAGAAGAACTATCGGGGACAGTCCCGAACCGCTAA